The window GCGCACCCGCTCGGCGAAGGCGGCGAAGGCCGCCGAACCGAGGGCGGGACGCAGGCCGAAGAGCACCCGCTCGTAGGACCCGTCGACCTTGAGGCGCCCCTGCATGTAGGCAACCGCAGGGTCCAGCTCGCCGCGGAGGATCCCCCCGGCGTCGGCGGCGTTGCACGACACCGTGCAGTCGGGGTCGCTGAGGCGCCCGGGGCTCAACTCCACCAGCCGGCCGTCGCTGATGACCACTCCGAGCCGGCAGGGACCGCCGGGGCCACCGGCGATCTCCAGGCGGGCGCGTACGCTGCAGCCCGGGACCGCCGGGAGCGCCTCGGCGGCGGCACGCACGCCGGCCAGCCAGCCCTCGCTCCCGAAGTCCTCCACGTCCGGGGCTCCTCAGCCGCCCGGACCCCGCAGCCCGGCGAACAGGTCGTCCTCGGGCAGTTCGGTCGCCACGTCGGAGCGCGCCAGGATGTAGTCCTCGCAGGGGTAGGCCTCGGCTGCCACCTCCCGCGGCAGCCCGAACCAGAACGGCGAGTCGGGATCCACCTGCGTCTCATGGGCCAGCAGTGCGTCGCAGCGCCGGTCGTACCACTTCGCCACCTCGATCCGGGTGGTGATGCGGTGATCCTGCCAGGGCCGCTCGAACCACCACTCCTCGTAGGGGGACTGCAAGCCCAGCTCGCCGAACGCTTCGTGTATC of the bacterium genome contains:
- a CDS encoding SCP2 sterol-binding domain-containing protein, with protein sequence MEDFGSEGWLAGVRAAAEALPAVPGCSVRARLEIAGGPGGPCRLGVVISDGRLVELSPGRLSDPDCTVSCNAADAGGILRGELDPAVAYMQGRLKVDGSYERVLFGLRPALGSAAFAAFAERVRALTAGG